Genomic segment of Citrus sinensis cultivar Valencia sweet orange chromosome 7, DVS_A1.0, whole genome shotgun sequence:
ATTACCTGGACCAGGAATCTGCTGCCACTGCTGGCAGTGGGTGCATGGCAGAGAACTAAGGCATTTCATTTTGAGACCGTGAATCCAACTGATGCATCTTCAGGGATATTCTCTGCCGATAATCTGACTGAAATTTGAGATAAGTTTAGAACTTTAGATCTCCTAATACTCCATGTCATGTTGCCAAAACCacagaagaagaaaacaatgTGGGGGGGGTGTGGATGAATCTAAGTAAGAATTTCGGAAAGGAACAATAAAAGTgcataattttgaattttggtgtatatgtatatattttatgaaatttatagaATGCAACAACATAACGTACCTCACTCATAGCAATAGCATAATTCTTCGCCTCAAACCTCGCAGCAATTTTCATGAGTTCGCGTAATCTCTCCTCACCGGAAAAAGGAACATGCCGCTTCAATGTTACCAATCTatgtaaaagaataattagTTAGTAACTGGCCATGCAAGAGTTGATCAGCTAGATATTCATGAGAAAATCCTCCATCCGTATGGCGCACTGATTCATTTTATCTCATAACCTTCTAAAGTAAACTATTAGAAATTCTGTAACGGTTTAAATCCTTGGACCAAATCTACTGCATCTTTGCCAAGCGAAGGCAGGCCTGCAGGCAGGGGCCACTAAAACCAAAATGTCTTATGCAGTGTGCCAACTAATGTGCATTTCTCTGGGCAATAGGCTTTATAAGTAGCCAATTAAAGCACAGTCAGCATCAAACAAAAGGGGTTTCAACAGGTTACCCAAAATGTCTATCACTGCAGCACTTGTAATGACAAAAGTCGCTCATAATAGTAGGCCTTTAAACATTTTCTAATGATATCATCAGGAGCTGAATTGTCAAACGAAAAGTAATTTGGATATCTTTTGCTTATTATGTTGTCTGCTGAAAGGACCAAATATGGGGAAAATTTGGCCTGTGTAGACATGTGTTCAACCTTGAAAGAATGCATTTACCAATCGCCTTTGCAGCAACCACATAATTCCAGAATAAAGACTCAATCACACATCAAGATGGTCATATGATGTATCCATCAGGTTTACCACATGCATTCAAACATAccttaaaagtttattttatttttcaccaaTGCCTCTACTACTTCCATCACAATCTGAGCGAGCACTGAATGCAAAATACAACTAAGTGGGTAACTTGAATTACAACTGATAAGCTGTTTTTCTTAGCCACCTCAATTCTTTTGACATTACTAAGCTCATTCTGGCCCATAGGGTACAAACTACTTTCAACAAGGATGCATATCATTTGGAGAAACGACACAGCATGCTATATCACCTTATATGGCGTAACCATATCAGATTGAATTTCACACTTGAGTTTTATGTTTGGCCACCAAAACTCCACActtgattttctttctaagCCACATgtatccaaaataaaaatatagcaAATTAGATTATCTGCCACTCAAATCACCACCACATAATACTATCAAGAGACAAAACATCAAAAGATAACACGAGAAAGTTAATAGTGGTTCCTTAAGTAGACAGATTATGGCTGGGAGGTAGAAGAAATAAACACCTACATTCTGTTGACAACTCTTTGTCGTGCTCCACGCCCCAACTGAGTTCTCCAATCACTTTCGTCCAGTCCAGCATCTTCGTTCTGACGAGTAGTCATCAAATTATACGACGAGAAAAAAGAATTGC
This window contains:
- the LOC102617225 gene encoding mediator of RNA polymerase II transcription subunit 15a, with translation MGISRRKPLSLRDTLKKPSSPKVSQNEDAGLDESDWRTQLGRGARQRVVNRILVTLKRHVPFSGEERLRELMKIAARFEAKNYAIAMSESDYRQRISLKMHQLDSRSQNEMP